DNA sequence from the Hoylesella buccalis ATCC 35310 genome:
GAGGCCAAAGGGAAGAAGTGCCCGGTGTGCGGACATGAAACCCTTGTGTATCAAGAGGGCTGTTTGATCTGCAAAAACTGTGGTGCCAGCCGTTGTGGATAATCGACCTTTATGATTAAACAATCAAGTTATATTTATTTAAGCAACCTGCGGTTTCGCGCCTATCACGGCGTGTTACCGCAGGAACGCGTTGAGGGCAACGACTTCATTGTGAACCTCCGGCTGGCTTACGACTTTGGTAAAGCCATGGAAACCGACGATGTGGCCGACACCTTGAGTTATGCCGACGTGTATCAACTCGTTCAACAGGAAATGCAACAGCCTTCCAACTTGCTCGAGCATGTGGTGGGTAGGATAGGGAAGCGCTTGCTGGCGGAATTCCCGTTGATTAAGGCTATCGACTTAAAACTCACCAAGGTTAATCCCCCCATGGGTGCCGATTGCGACGGTGCCGGTGTGGAAATACACTTAATAAATGAAAAAACCGATTGAAAGATAAGGGCTTTTCCATCTAAAAGCATTACTTTTGCAACTATATGAATAAGAAGGTCTGGCACTGTTTGCTATGTTTCTTGCTGTTTGCGTCAGTGGGTTTGGCTGCAAACAAAAAGTTTACGCTGGTCATCGACCCCGGACATGGCGGTAGAGACCATGGTGCGGCAGGCGTTTATTCAAAGGAAAAAGATCTTGTTCTGAAGTTCGCATTGGCCTTTGGGCAAATGGTTGAGCGTAATTGTCCCGACGTCAAGGTCATCTATACGCGTAAGACTGATGTCTTTATCCCGCTGGCCAGACGCGCCGAAATCGCCAATAAGAATCGTGCCGACTTGTTTATCTCTGTTCACATCAATGCCTTGTCGGGTGGTCGTAGGGTGAGAGGATTGCAAACTTATACCCTTGGACGGGGACAGAACACCGGACAAAAAGGCATCTTGGAGAACTTGGAGGTGGCCAAACGCGAGAACTCGGTCA
Encoded proteins:
- the folB gene encoding dihydroneopterin aldolase, translating into MIKQSSYIYLSNLRFRAYHGVLPQERVEGNDFIVNLRLAYDFGKAMETDDVADTLSYADVYQLVQQEMQQPSNLLEHVVGRIGKRLLAEFPLIKAIDLKLTKVNPPMGADCDGAGVEIHLINEKTD